AAAACCAACAAAGGAGTTATTTCCAGCCAAAGTATTCAAACAAGGAAAAGGTTGAACTCATCAAACCTGAAAGCCCAATAGACGCTGAAAAGGCCATTTCCCATGATATTTAACAGGCCCTTGgccaagttctgctctttctGTTTCTCTATCAATCATACAGTTGTAACGGCAATCACTCTGGCAATCCCATTGCTTCCATCTTATGTAGAGAGGCTCTTGCATGTACCAGGGGCCATCAAGGGAATGCCCATCTGAGGAGAACTTACAATGTGAGAAGCATCTTTCTCCAATACAACCAGTCTTTTCACATTGTCCTACACACGCCCTATAATCCACCAAAAAATACAAAGAAGAAAATATACACTATCAGAATGCATTTCAGTACTATTATATATTTTCTCAGATTATAATATCTATATTACTGGGTAAAATTCAGCATTAAAATTCTAAATATCCATTTTCACAAcagaaatgaaaaatgttgatgaAAGCTTTCCAAAGCATACAGTATAGAAGAGAGTTGTCAAGAAAACCTTTACAAAATGATAAGCAGTTTACACCAAAGAAAGAATTTAATGAACTTGCTATTCAGGACAAAAGGTGGAAAAATGAGTAGAAAGGCAAAAATCAGACTGCTTCAAAAGTTTTACTAAAATGAATCTTTTTCGGATGAATTTTGATTGCAAAGAGGGAaggaaaactttaaaatataaaaattcacCATAGCCAAGACCCAAGTAACGAAATTCAATTTGCAGGTTATTCACATAAATTACACCTCCCACATCTCTCCAAGACAATCAacaaaacaaccaaaacaacaaaatcaactgcaacaatataaatatatgaactTAACAAAAAGGTTATACCGATAGAGTGGGTCAGAATCACCAGCGCTGGCTTCATATCTTCTAACAAGGAAGACTACCACCACAAGGCAAATGATCCAGTATTGATTTTTCATCtgataaaaaaataacaagaataaaacaAGCTAACCAATAAAATGAGAGCAAAAAATCAAAGATGTGGGATGACCTGTAGACGTGATAGCCATATTTTATCAAAAACCCTGATGCGTATACTTCAACAAGATATGAGCTCCATGGCATACAATACAAAAATTGAGAAAAGGGGAAGACATTATTTCTTAGAGACAAAAGCATCACAAACAATAATAAGACCCTTAGGTAAGTATATACGCCTAACATTTGATACAAAActacaaaaaaattatattatgcaCTACAAAATTgaaatgaaaaatgtaaaagGTTTTCTAACCAAATATTCATTCCTTTTTCATCGTCGTTTGCGGGACAACACGGGTCCTCCCCGGGTTTAGAGGAGGGGCGGGGAGGGATTGAAAAAGAGGCAGATCGGGTCCAGGGTTTAGCCAAACCCATCCAGACCCGCCATGTTTCCATCCCTGATGAATTCACGCCACAAttgctttatttctgatttTCTTCGATTTTCAACGCCAGATATGTGAATTTATCTTCCTCCCGCAATTTTAAGATCTGAATTCTCCAATATGTTTTGTTGTGAAATATCATAAGTGAATAAGGTAAGGACAAAGTTTGTTTCATGTTTTCGATCTAATACCATTTTATTACCTGAAATTTCAACAATTCACTCACTACAGTTGGTATGAACTTTGTTCTAATGGCGATCTTTTCGTGTTTCAAACTATTGTATGTGCAAGATGTGCAATCTAAATGTGTCAGAAGAGTGTCTGGGTGTGAAAAGATAAAAAATCAGTTAGAATAATTGAACAATCTACTTATACTGGATTAAAAATGAAATTAGACGCAATAGAGTTACATTTTTTATATCGTTCAGGCATTCAATGTATTTGTCATATGTTTAAGTACGAAACGTTACATGAACATTTATATATGTTGGCCTCTGAATCTTAGTACCAGTAATTGATTACTTGTTTATATGAGAATTTGAAGTAGATCATAATGGGTCGGTCATTCATATACTGTGACAAATTACAatgagataaaaaaaataagaaacaaAAATCTCATAAAAGCACTAGCCAAGCACAAGAAGAACTAACAAACATTTATAAGGCGGTAAACTGTTAAATCACTCTTCAAGAAACTCATACAGAACAACCACCACCAATTGTTACTCAAAGTTCATCGGGTTATCGCGATTGAACAGATTATGTTACACTCTTTGCTGGAGCAAAGTAAAATTTTCCAGATTTCACCATATTAGATAAAGTCTAACACCTGATAATCATTTAACAAATTTGCAATCATACTTCACAGGATTTCTAATAAGCAACGAAAGAAAATCTGAAAATTCTGCAACGAAAAAAATTACATACACGTTGTCAGATTTGTAAATCATTACCGTAGGAAGAAAAACTATACAAATTCAGATCAGAAACGAAACAtttatcacatataaaaattcagaTCAGAATATAATCTACGTATCCTTACAGCAACTAATCAATTGAAAAAAACCTTTCAACCTCCAACGAATCATAAGCAAGGACAACAACAAACGCATCACTAAAGAGTCAAATTGAGATCGAATCAGCAAGTAATTCTCAAATAATCTAAAAGAGATCGAATTACCAACGAAAGAGAGCAGCGAGCTAAAGGTTGCAAGCTGAGGTCAAAAAGAGAGAGAAAGATGTAAATCAAGAAGCACACAACCGCAAACCCTACAGTAAATTCAGGGCATAAATGTAGTCACACTTTCACGTGTCCGTTTATCCACAAACGAAATAGATATATTCGGCCCGCGATCTATATTCGGGTTTCTCAGAAAATCTGAATATGggcatataaaataaatttaaacactctttttaatttttatagtgttttataatataatgtttAAATGATTGATTTTAATAATCTAATGAGTCTGAGTtctattttcttaaaaattaagatttaaaaaaactaaatttgTATTGGAACCTGCTCCAATCCAAAATCGAAATCATTATGAACTGACACGTACCAAAATAGCAACCACCAAGATGTTTCGTTTTTAGTTTAATATTTGTatgcataataatatttatctaTTTATAATAGGTTGtttacaaaatttaaattatgtttAAAGATACTCAAAATAATTATCGGAACAAAAATTAGTCATTCAAGCCATCTCGAACCTAGGTCAGTTTGGTTGCAATTTTGCAAAACCAATAATTGGTCTAATTTAAGTTTTTATCATAAATCGAACTTCACCCCCTAAATTCGACGgatgaaaattttattaatttaattttaataataaatatatagaaaattatttttataaatatttaaatatcgcatacacaagaaataaataaaatgatattattaaTTCTACCATGGTCGTTGCAAAGATCATAATTcgtaaacaaaatattttttgaaatccACACTTTTTGCTTTTTTTAGCGATTTTTTTTTGCTTTCAAACTTACTAATCTGTTTAGTTTTCACTTTTCAAtgaaaaaaaaccaaaaatacAAATCCTCTGATATCATAATTAATTTTCGGATGTAATTTGatacaaaatattgaaaatcaGGAACATATATATGATATTGTAGAACATATAGTTTTAGGTCTGgtacaaaatataaaattttgagtatgaaattaaaacaattatattaatatcaatatcaatgtctactatatttatttgtgtgctcaaatatcatataataGTACTCGATTTGAAAGAGTTTATAATGAAATAGCATATATtattactatatatataatgaTTTGTACCAATTTTTTATCCGAAAAAATGTGTCTCTAAtacgaattttttttatacatgtTTTGGTAATAAAAAATTCTATATTAAtgtcaaatctgaaatatttagtattcaaatatcatatattaatattaaatatttaaatttttttaccaaATTCTCATCCTAAAAAGAATTgtgattaatattaaaaaattatataaatatttgaatactcaaaaattatatattattgtcATATGTAACAAACATATaattatttcagatttttaatgttttaaatttaatttcatcTGAAAAAAACACGTGGACCTCGAAAGTCAAAAATCGAGCTGTCAGAAGATTCATAGATCTTTTTTAGATCTACCCTGCGGGCACTAGGGTCTACTTTACCCTTTTCCTCTTGCACTATTGTTACTTCACTGTAATTGTATCGGGGAAACGACGTGGCAAAATATGGTTGGCGTGCGGCCATTTAATATGCTGACGTGGTGGATGTGAAGTGGAAGGTAAATCACTCTTTTCGTGAACGCTCCCTATCCTCTTCCATCTATCTGCTCCAATGGAGGCCGCAATAGCCACTGTAAATGAAGCTCATTTTTGTAAGAAATTAAGGAATCCCGTTACTTTTGCCTCGGTTTCAGTTCTTGGATCATCTTTGCCTCACTTTAAATCTCCAGCATTGACCCCACGATGCAGAATTTTTGTCACCAAAGCTTCGGTAGCAGTCGAAGAGAAGATTCGAACAAAGGCTGCTGTCATCAGAATTGGTACCAGGGGAAGGTAAAGTTCTTTTTTGCTTATTCGTCTTCACATTTCTTTCCACGATTTCAATAAATACACTTGAAGTTGAGGAACAATTAAAAACATTTACCTTGGATGCACGTGGTTTTCAGTCAATAATGCCGACTTGAAACTGAATTGTTATCGGTTCGTCATGTAACAAGACGCAGCCTCGAATCTCCAATGTGTTTTTTAGAGATCGGAATTAGAATCCTTGCCTCAATTTCTTGTCCCAGTTGAACattcatgcatataaacagttgGCGTTACAGAGGGTAATTGTCGAGTACCATCATTACACTTTTGGAGACTAATATTTGCGAGTGATTTAGCTTTGAGATATCCTCAGAAATCAGGTCGAAATAATATGCTCTGATCGTGCTTACGACGGCATCATAAATTGTGATTTGTTTCCCTTTTCCTTTAATAAAATTACTGGATATTGGATTGTATGTTCGATAATGTGCTACTACTGATCAGAGGAACGCCTTCTTTCCCATCATTCTAACACTCATTCTCAGACATTCGATCGTCGTTTTTTGATGTCATGCAACCAGAGATTTCTATGTTGTTCACTGAATGATTTCTTTCATGTTGCTCTTCTTCGACTAGAACAGCCCACTTGCCCTTGCTCAAGCTTATGAAACACGGGATAAACTGATAAAGTCACATCCCGAGTTAGCTGAGGACAGGGCGATTCAGAttgtgattattaaaacaacagGTGACAAAATTTTAAGTCAGCCACTAGCAGATATAGGCGGAAAGGGCTTGTTCACTAAAGAGATAGACGAGGCACTTCTTAATAGTGAAATTGATATTGCGGTACACTCGATGAAAGATGTTCCGACTTATCTTCCGGAGAAAACAGTATTACCTTGCAATCTTCCCCGGGAGGATGTCCGTGATGCTTTTATTTGCTTGACTGCAGCTTCTCTGGCCGAGCTTCCCGTGAGTAGCATTGTGGGAACTGCTTCTTTGAGAAGGAAGTCACAACTTCTCAACAGATATCCATCGCTAAAGGTAAGAATCTTCAGATAAAATCAAAGTTTTCTTTTTTGACAAAAGGGTTAGTCTTAATTTTTTGTTGATTAATTATCTTTTACTTTCTTCTGATTATTTATGTATTTTCTCCATCATTTCAATCTCTACTGGTGATTTTTCGATTTAACATTCCCGCATAAGATGGCCACCTTGCTTCCTGAAGGCTGCAGTTTCCTTTTCGCATCTTTGTTTTAACGACACTGTCATGTTTCCGATGCGATCATTTCATTGTACAGGTACAGGAGAATTTCCGAGGCAATGTACAGACGAGGTTGAAGAAACTGAACGAGGGAGTAGTCCAAGCAACATTGCTGGCATTAGCAGGGCTGAAACGTCTAAACATGACTGAAAATGTTACTTGTGTGCTGTCTATTGAAGATATGCTTCCTGCTGTAGCTCAAGGAGCTATTGGAATTGCGTGCAGAAGTGATGATGAAAAAATGGTTTGTATTTTTGTACTCTGCCAAAGCTTGCAACCAATAGAAGCTTTTGCATCCCTGGTTATTTGTTTTGGTGCACATCTTATCTGACTGGATACTCAATACATGCCCCATGACTGGATAGCAGCAAATAGATTGACCATCAAGTATTGCTGTGTGTTTTAGGAGGGAGTGAGGGACTATAATTCATTTAGAACTGCATCGGGCTTTTTCAATGGGTCCGAAGTCATTGATTTCCGGAAGAATTTTTTGTGACATCTTTTGCTCGTTCATCTTTCACATGATTCACTCGTCTTCTCTCCAGGCTACATACTTGGCGTCCTTGAACCACGAGGATACAAGGTTAGCAATTTCCTGCGAGAGGGCTTTCCTAGAGAAATTAGAGGGATCTTGTCGAACTCCAATTGCTGGATATGCCAATAGAGATGAAGATGGAAACTGCATTTTTAAAGCATTGGTCGCATCTCCTGATGGAACAAGAGGTatttatgcaaaaaaaaaaaagtaactgAAGTGTGGCTTAAAAGACAGAAAAGCGCATGATATCGACATTGTTTCTGTCGAATGATGTCTTAACGTTTGAGTTTGTGTTACCTCGCAGTTCTTGAAACGTCTCGAAAAGGCCCATATTCTTTTGGTGATATGATAAACATGGGTGTAGACGCCGGTGAGGAACTTCTCTCACGAGCTGGTCATGGTTTCTTTGACCATTAGTTTAACGACTAAGCTCTTCTGTTTACATCTGAGGTTAAAAGGCAGGCCAGGCCATTTATTCTTCTTCCTCATTTGGATGGTAGATGTTTTGGTTGTTCATTAGTTTAACTACTAATTATTCTATGTTTGTGATAAGTCATGTGAGTTTGGGTTTTATTTACTGCTGAACATCGGCTATTGTTTTGGAGGCTTAGAAACATCTTATTACCTTAGAAATAAAGAAGTGATGGAGGATCTTGTACACGAGAACATGTCTCCTAAAAACAAAAAACAGATGGAATCGTCCCTTTTTTCCCCTTAAATTTCGATATTTCTAAAAATTAGAATATCTTTTTTCTTTCActttttagtaaaattttacCTATTTCTTATTTTAGTTTAATATCATACTATAATATATACGGATTATTTAATTGCTTTGTCACTGACATAGACATGGCTTAGCTATCCTACTCACGTATTATTATAAACAATGTTTATTACCACATCACCTCTTTTAAGTATTGATGAATGCTGTAACATTCATTctcttcatttaaataaaaaatttgaataaaaagcgTGAGTTTTCTTTACTGACATTTTCAGTCATTCAACAATCAaataattgttaaaaatttacggtaaaaaataaaaatctcactcataaaatatattaaactacacACTATATAAAATTTTGTTACTCAATTGTATTTTTTTCCACAAATTGAGAGacttatttatagaatttcttttgaaataatccaaaaataaattcatcattacATAAATTACCCCACACTAATTTTCTACGACTCTTATTTTCAAGACTCAATCTCCTATTTTTAACAATAATTTCAATTATTCTGGCAAGCGTTTTTTTCCCTCACTAAAAGTATATTTGAATTTCAAACAGAGCACTTTCAAGATGTATCAAGAgattgataaaaataaaaatgacaaatagatgatatcttcaaaaataaaaataaatgatgACCAATAGATGATATATTCGCATCTATATAAATCAGAGTCAAGGATCTGCTTCGAAGATTAATGCAGAATCATTCGTTGCCAATTCTGACAGGTCGTCCTACAGAACATGACTAAAGCATAACGACCcaaaaatttatttgttttataCCTGTTCTTACCAGGAGCGAAGCTAAGAAGCCAGATAAAACATAAATGTGCCACCAAAATTTGTCCAAATAAACACACAACATAAATCTTGGAACTTAAAAGACGAAGACTCAACATGACCAGGGTTTTAACTCACAGACGTTGCATTAGTTCTCAGAAAACATTAAATTATAATGAAacaagttgaaaaataattctACCCAGGGGCCAAGTACAGAAATTAACAGGAAGCAGAACGTTTACCCGCCTCGTGCTTTATAGCCTATCCTCAAATTCAGAGAGGGGCGTGATCTGCTCCTTCAAACCTTTCCTCTTTCGGATGTCTGCTACCAGAGTGGCTGCCTGAGATCCCGCCTCTAAAGGATCAGAGGCCATCATGTCCCAGTGATCAAACACACACTGGGGGAATGCCTGACCAGAGGTCGCAGCCCTCAAGGTACTTGAGAAACCAAATGACTCGACAACAGGTAGGTATGCCTTGATGTTGTAAAGAGGAGTACCCTGTCTCTGCATTTCTTCAAAGACGTGCCCACGTTTCTGATTCAAGACACTGTAAATTCCACCTAGAGCTTGCTCCGGAGCTTGGATCTCCACCAGGTACACGGGTTCCAAAAGACGAGGCTTGGCAGTTAGTTGTGATGCATAAATAACCCTCCTTGCTGTTGGAATGACTTGACCACCACCTCTATGTATGGCATCGGTATGAAGAACAACATCGCAGACCTCAAAGCAAATGCCTCTCATGTTTTCATCAGCCAGTGGCCCTTCCTTCGAAGCCCACTGGAACCCAGCAACAACCGAATCCTTTATTTCATTCAAGTACTGAACTCCTTTACACATATCAACCACCATATTTGGACCCGTGGTTTCAGGACCAAAGCACCAAATCTTCTTTGCCAGCTCCTTATCCCAACCATACTCTTCCGACAAGATTTTCGAACGAACCTTGGGATCATCCCTTGGACCGATACGGCCATCATCAATTGCCTCGGCGAGTCCTTCTTCCAATGGTCTAGCTTCCATGTACAAACGATTGTGTTTGTTAGGTGATTTGCTCATCACAGTACGGCAAGATCTCTCGAGAACAGTCTCACGGAAAGACACAACCGGATCTGATTTTATAATTTCAGCTCCACCCATGAAATCATCCTGCAAGTCTTTCAAGCATATCTCAAGATGAAGTTCTCCAGCACCAGCAACGATGTGCTCCCCAGATTCCTCCATAGTACAGACAACCATAGGATCGGACTTGGCCAAACGCTTCAAACCTTCAACAAGCTTAGGTAGGTCGGATGCAACCTTACACTGGACAGCAACACGCACAACAGGTGAGACAGAGAATTTCATGGCTTTAATAGGATGGGCATCAACTTCCTTCTCGTTTGTCAGAGTAGCATTTTTCGTAATGAATTGATCGAGACCGACCATGGCCACAGTGTTCCCACACGGTACATCTTCCACAGTCTCCTGCTTCTTTCCCATCCAAATAACAGTTCTCTGGACACTCTTCACATACAAGTCCTTTTTCTCCCCAGGAACATAGTTTGGGCCCATGATTCTAACCTTCAAACCTGTAGACACCTTGCCAGAGAATACTCGACCAAAAGCAAAGAACCTACCCTTGTCAGAGGCTGGAATCATCTTGGACACATAGAGCATGAGAGGTCCCTCGGGATCACAGTTTCTGATAGCATTCGCATATGTATCATCCAGAGGCCCCTCGTACAAGTTCTCCACACGGTACCTTTGAGCCTTGGAGGGTGATGGCAGATGGAATATCATCATTTCCAAGAGGGCGGTACTAGCAGGGAGCCAGGTTTGCATGACACGCTTCATCAGTGCTTTCCCCATCAATTCCTTCTCATCAGATTTCATTGTGACACCGAGTTTCTGCAACATCGGCCACAACTTGTCCTTCTGATCATTCATGCAAATGTTGATAATCTGCTTGATGGGCTCATAACAAAACTGAACAAAACCACGTTTGCACGTGGGAGAGCCAGAATTTTTGGAAGTCCACTTCTTAGTAGCGGGATCGAAGAAGTTCTCTCCCCAGAGCCTTTCCATCATCTTGGACTCGTCGACACCAAATTTTGAGGCATACATCTTGGCAAAGTTCGTCAGAGTAAATGCCCAGCCATGCAACCCAGCGGAGAAAGCAACTGTACCTTTTTCTGGGTAAACCTGAACATCTCCAAGAAGGGGATCCTCGTAAGTGGCCATGATAACATTTGCATTTTCAATGACCCTCTGAAATGTTTGGTATGCCTCCTCCCCATCCACCTGGAGTTCCAAGAAACACCTGTCCATCTTGTTAACAGTCAAGACAGGCCGAATCCTTTCTCCCAGTGCTTGTCGTAGGACAGTTTCTGTTTGGACACACACACCTTCGACACAGTCCACCACAACAAGAGCACCATCAGTGATACGAAGAGCAGCCGTCACTTCAGAAGAGAAATCGACGTGTCCGGGAGAATCAATAAGATTGATGAGATACTCATTGCCATGTCGCTCTCCCTTATAGTTCTTCAAAGACTCATCAGACATTTCATAGTACAGAGAAATGCCAGTGGACTTGATCGTTATACCACGTTCAGCTTCATCTGCACGGGTATCTGTCATCCTAACATCACCAGCTACTTCCTGAGCAATGATACCAGCAGCAGCAACAAGAGAATCCTGTGAGAGTGGACTTCCCTgcagataaataaataatcaaaagtTGCTTcgaagtaaaaatatttgccaAAATTCAAAGACCTGCGGCTATAAATATAATTGTTGCCGCTACCATACCATGATCGACATGCGCAATAACAGACATGTTGCGGATATTATGCTTGTAGTCCATAATCCTACGGAGCTCTTCCGCTGTGAACTTCACCTGGAAAATACAGGTAAAATTTAACGTCAGATTTTCTAACTTAACAATAATTGCCCTCatctattatttgaaaatatcTTCTGCACCCACTCACCATGTTTGCAGGTTTTAGAACTTCACCAACAATCAAAATTTATACGAGGCCTCCCCCAAAATATTCCTGCAATTCAACAACAGAACATGagaataaaaaataagaaaCAAAAACCTCGGAAAAGTACTAGCCAAGCACACCAAGATCTAACAAACATTTATAAGGCGGTAAACTGTTAAATCACTCTTCAAGAATCTCACACAGAACCACCACCACCAATTGTTATTCAAAGTGAATCTGGCTATCGCGATTGAATAGATTATGTTACACTGTTTGCTGTAAAAGTAAAATTTTCCAGATTTCAATCATCACAGATAAGGCTAACACCTGATAATAAATTAACAAACTTGCAATCATACTTCACAAGGATTTCTAACAAGTAACAAAAGAATATCTAAAAATTCTGCAATGAAATCTCGAACAACCAAGACACAATTTGTAACAAAAATTACATACAAGCTGTCAGATTTGCAAAGCATTCACCACGGGAAGAAAAACTATATAAATTCAGATCAGGATATCATCTATGTATCCTTACAACAACTAATCAATTGAAAAAACCTTTCAATCACCAAAGAAACATAGCCAAGTACAACATCAAACGCATCACAAAAGAGTCAAATTGAGATCGAATAGTGAGTAATTCTCAAATAATCTAAACAGATTTAAAACATATCAATCTCAGGCAAACGATTTTCTCAGATAAAGCAATAAGAGATGGAATTACCAACGAACGAACGAAAACGAAAGAGAGCAGACGAGCTAAGGGCGGCACGTAGAGGTTACGAGTGAAATGCAGAGATATATAAAGCGAGTGTCTGTTCCCAAACCCTAAAATAAATTCAGGGTATTAATGTAATTACACACGTGCGAGTCTCATCCATCCACAAACGAATATTCCAATAAACGGTTCGGTCCACGATTTATATTTGGGTTTCCAAAGGGTGAAGAAAATCTGGATATGGGCTTCAAGCCCGATAATCACACAGAATTTAAATACCTtgtttatataaattaaatttaaacacTCTTCTCTTTATTCACCACAGGAAGAAAAAATCTGGATATGGGCTCCAAGCCCGGTAATCGCCAGATTTGTAAATAATTCACCACAGGAAGAAAAAACTATATAAAATTCAGATCAGAAACGAAATATTGATCACATGCCATCCATGTATCCCAACAACAACTATCAATCAAACAGACCTTCCAATCTCCAATGAATCCTGCCGAAAGGCAATAAAAAACACATCACAAAAAAGTCAAGTTTAGATCGATTAAGTGAGTAAATTATCAATTCCAGGTTAATTAATCCAAACAGATAAAAACATATCAATAGCAGATAAACGATTTTCATAGATAAAACATATTTAACGAAAGCAAGAGAGATCGAATTACCAACGAACGAGAGCGAATAGAGTCGACGAGCTAGAGCGGCAGGCAGAGGCTATAAGAGAAGCGCAAAGATATAAAGAAGAGGCATATAAACCAGTGTACCCAAACCCTAAAATGAATTCAGGGCATAAATGTAATTACAATTGACTTGCCCGTCAAGTCTGTAACTGCCACATACGGAAGTCTCATCCGCAAACGGATATTCctagggatatattcgacccaCGGTTTATATTTGGGCTTCTAAAGCGGGAGAACTCTTGAATGTGGGCCTGATCTCGATAATGAGTGTTACATATAGCCCATTCCTTTCAAGCATAAGTAATAATCAAAACTATTTCTAAAAAAGTAGATTAGAAGTTGTaaattgatttaaaatttaagcTCTCTGAGTATCTACAGACGACTTATTATATTTTGAATAGCTCTCTTGTAAGATGGTTTTACGagtttttatctgtgagacggtcaactctactgatattcacaataaaaagtaatattcttatcataaaaaaatactttttcatggatgactcaaataagatatatgtatcacaaaatacgagcCGTGAGACACACAAATGATTACATCTATTGTGAGACAGGTCGATTCGATCGatattttgagtaaaaaaataatatttttgacataaaaaataatacttttatatGAGTCAGATCTTATCCGAGATCCTTCTAGAAAAATTGATATGTGACACGGTTTTATTAGAATTTTTgtgtaattaaaattaaatatcgtTAAGTAATTAACTTTTGATTTGTTGGTAAagtttttataatttcaaaaatactctttAATAACAAATTTATATTATACATTTATCATCACATCATGATCTTTTCTAttatcatttcaattttaaaaaccGGCAACTTTAGTTTAAAATTTGGACAAAAGCAACTTCATCATCAATTTTTGTACAGATCACGCGACACActgttataaattatatttaattatacatttttttatagtgtttaaaatattgtttttgaataataatttaattagtctGATTTACGAAATAAGTAAGAGTTCTACGTTCTTATCCATTAAAATTTTCATACTTTATATACAGTATAGATATATCGTACGAATATGTCTGTTCTTGAAAATGGTGTGTATACAACGTAAAATGAAGCTTACAAATAAAAGGGATTCATAAGTGGAGAAAAAGAAGAATAATCTAC
This region of Primulina eburnea isolate SZY01 chromosome 14, ASM2296580v1, whole genome shotgun sequence genomic DNA includes:
- the LOC140811624 gene encoding LOW QUALITY PROTEIN: elongation factor 2-like (The sequence of the model RefSeq protein was modified relative to this genomic sequence to represent the inferred CDS: deleted 1 base in 1 codon), with protein sequence MVKFTAEELRRIMDYKHNIRNMSVIAHVDHGKSTLTDSLVAAAGIIAQEVAGDVRMTDTRADEAERGITIKSTGISLYYEMSDESLKNYKGERHGNEYLINLIDSPGHVDFSSEVTAALRITDGALVVVDCVEGVCVQTETVLRQALGERIRPVLTVNKMDRCFLELQVDGEEAYQTFQRVIENANVIMATYEDPLLGDVQVYPEKGTVAFSAGLHGWAFTLTNFAKMYASKFGVDESKMMERLWGENFFDPATKKWTSKNSGSPTCKRGFVQFCYEPIKQIINICMNDQKDKLWPMLQKLGVTMKSDEKELMGKALMKRVMQTWLPASTALLEMMIFHLPSPSKAQRYRVENLYEGPLDDTYANAIRNCDPEGPLMLYVSKMIPASDKGRFFAFGRVFSGKVSTGLKVRIMGPNYVPGEKKDLYVKSVQRTVIWMGKKQETVEDVPCGNTVAMVGLDQFITKNATLTNEKEVDAHPIKAMKFSVSPVVRVAVQCKVASDLPKLVEGLKRLAKSDPMVVCTMEESGEHIVAGAGELHLEICLKDLQDDFMGGAEIIKSDPVVSFRETVLERSCRTVMSKSPNKHNRLYMEARPLEEGLAEAIDDGRIGPRDDPKVRSKILSEEYGWDKELAKKIWCFGPETTGPNMVVDMCKGVQYLNEIKDSVVAGFQWASKEGPLADENMRGICFEVCDVVLHTDAIHRGGGQVIPTARRVIYASQLTAKPRLLEPVYLVEIQAPEQALGGIYSVLNQKRGHVFEEMQRQGTPLYNIKAYLPVVESFGFSSTLRAATSGQAFPQCVFDHWDMMASDPLEAGSQAATLVADIRKRKGLKEQITPLSEFEDRL
- the LOC140812956 gene encoding porphobilinogen deaminase, chloroplastic-like; translation: MEAAIATVNEAHFCKKLRNPVTFASVSVLGSSLPHFKSPALTPRCRIFVTKASVAVEEKIRTKAAVIRIGTRGSPLALAQAYETRDKLIKSHPELAEDRAIQIVIIKTTGDKILSQPLADIGGKGLFTKEIDEALLNSEIDIAVHSMKDVPTYLPEKTVLPCNLPREDVRDAFICLTAASLAELPVSSIVGTASLRRKSQLLNRYPSLKVQENFRGNVQTRLKKLNEGVVQATLLALAGLKRLNMTENVTCVLSIEDMLPAVAQGAIGIACRSDDEKMATYLASLNHEDTRLAISCERAFLEKLEGSCRTPIAGYANRDEDGNCIFKALVASPDGTRVLETSRKGPYSFGDMINMGVDAGEELLSRAGHGFFDH